From Amphiprion ocellaris isolate individual 3 ecotype Okinawa chromosome 10, ASM2253959v1, whole genome shotgun sequence, one genomic window encodes:
- the c8a gene encoding complement component C8 alpha chain → MGILNYVLLGLCTLHLFISFSTNVDASREPRTTADNSGAAMRRARAVSRPIPINCMLGSWSTWTQCNSCTDKKFRFRSLEKPSQFGGTECIEGLWERLACPTSTTPCLEPDYCGESFTCKETGRCISQSLRCNGEPDCDDFSDEDECQDFNRREDKCSTFMPIPGAERGTQGFNILSGDFVDHVLDPKYFGGQCEYVYNGEWRKFIYDAFCENLHYNEDEKNYRKPYNYHTYHFVAQATSEGSHEYYEDLTDLLTARKTMSSSNGGVSLGIAYLEVGLSGSRESEFLRNLTQHKSQDLGFIRLQSKVQTAHFKMRTNKLMLHEDFYISLMELPEQYDFGMYSQFFNTFGTHYVTEGTMGGTLEYVVVVNKTSMAESKMEGEQAGRCIGASIGFSYPFENYATVDLKLKGNLCGKEGQFSQGKHSSSAVIEDIVTLVKGGITDSSTGLLAIRNPDTYKKWGASLKYNPTVIEHETMPIYELVRLSTAADHVGARINNLQRALDEHLQQFNPCRCAPCRHNGIPILSGTSCNCICKSGYQGDACEETLRRDTRTDGSWSCWGSWSSCTSGRKTRTRVCNNPPPDGGGANCLGSTSQARRC, encoded by the exons ATGGGGATATTAAATTACGTCCTCCTGGGTTTATGCACACTGCATCTGTTTATCAGTTTTAGCACCAATGTGGATGCGTCCAGGGAGCCACGGACAACTGCTGATAACAG TGGGGCTGCGATGAGGAGGGCCAGAGCTGTGAGCAGACCGATACCAATCAACTGCATGCTGGGGAGCTGGTCAACTTGGACGCAGTGTAACTCCTGCACAGAcaaaaag TTCCGTTTCCGAAGCCTAGAGAAACCATCACAGTTTGGTGGGACAGAGTGCATCGAGGGACTGTGGGAGAGGCTGGCATGTCCAACATCCACCACACCGTGTCTGGAGCCCGATTACTGTGGAGAGAGTTTCACCTGCAAAGAAACAG GGCGCTGTATCAGCCAGTCCCTTCGCTGTAATGGAGAACCGGACTGTGATGATttttctgatgaagatgaatgtCAGGATTTCAACCGGAGAGAAGACAAATGTTCCACTTTCATGCCAATCCCTGGTGCTGAACGTGGCACTCAGGG CTTCAACATCTTGAGTGGAGATTTTGTTGATCACGTACTTGACCCAAAGTACTTTGGAGGACAGTGTGAATACGTCTACAACGGTGAATGGAGGAAGTTCATTTATGATGCGTTCTGTGAGAACCTGCACTACAATGAAGACGAGAAAAACTACCGGAAACCTTACAACTACCACACTTACCATTTTGTG GCTCAAGCTACATCAGAGGGCTCTCATGAGTATTATGAAGATTTGACTGACCTGCTGACAGCAAGGAAAACTATGTCCTCCTCCAATGGTGGAGTCTCGCTTGGGATCGCTTACTTGGAAGTTGGACTGAGTGGCAGCAGAGAATCAGAGTTTCTCAGGAACTTAACACAACATAAAAGTCAG GACCTCGGCTTCATTAGACTTCAGTCCAAAGTACAAACTGCTCACTTCAAGATGAGAACCAATAAGCTGATGCTTCATGAAGATTTCTACATTTCACTCATGGAGCTCCCAGAACAATATGACTTTGGGATGTACTCCCAGTTCTTCAACACATTCGGCACCCACTATGTCACAGAAGGAACCATGGGGGGAACCCTGGAATATGTTGTGGTCGTCAACAAAACGTCGATGGCAGAATCAA AGATGGAGGGTGAACAAGCTGGTAGATGCATCGGTGCCTCTATTGGTTTTAGCTATCCATTTGAAAATTATGCAACAGTAGATCTGAAGCTGAAAGGGAACTTATGTGGGAAAGAGGGACAATTCAGTCAAG GTAAACACTCAAGTTCAGCTGTGATTGAGGACATTGTCACTCTGGTAAAGGGAGGAATCACAGACAGCAGCACTGGTCTGTTGGCTATCAGGAACCCTGACACTTACAAAAAATGGGGAGCATCTCTCAAATACAACCCAACAGTCATTGAACATGAG ACCATGCCGATTTATGAGCTTGTGCGCCTCAGCACAGCTGCTGACCATGTAGGTGCGAGAATAAACAACTTGCAGAGGGCCTTGGACGAGCATCTGCAGCAGTTCAACCCCTGTCGCTGTGCCCCCTGCAGGCACAACGGGATCCCCATCCTCTCAGGAACCTCCTGTAACTGCATCTGTAAGTCAGGATACCAGGGAGACGCCTGTGAAGAGACGCTCAGGAGAG ATACCAGGACAGATGGGTCATGGTCCTGCTGGGGGTCTTGGTCATCCTGCACATCAGGAAGGAAGACTCGGACACGAGTCTGTAATAATCCTCCACCTGATGGAGGTGGAGCAAACTGCCTGGGCTCCACTTCTCAGGCTCGTCGCTGTTGA
- the LOC111587142 gene encoding uncharacterized protein LOC111587142 produces MSAEAELQPGVKTSQRKESRRIKGQDRSEAGLIKRFRGDGVRYKAKLIGIDEVTAARGDKLCQDSMMKLKGMASSARSKGEHKQRVFLTVSFGGIKIYCERSGVLLHHHSVHEISYIAKDTRDHRAFGYVCGKEGHHRFVAIKTAQSAEPLIIDLRDLFTLIYDIKQREEMEKKAQKDKQCEQAVYQTILEDEVDDPVYQYIVFEAGHEPLRGPQSEESVYQVPTSQQKEGIYDVPKRHFMTNINHFDLFGDMSTPPSMPPSPANTLDPSRSSRQQQHTPAELYAPFSPTSVPSGYMTMGPVQAAQWAQQPFPAQAQTLAFPVQGPLQVAQVLPGGQPVIWSQANIFPATQQQWAAMAAYMPAQTVGVGGHAIPAAMLQGLVPITTMCPQACDLSAPSSAITSPQHTADSTLLQRQLSLGKEGLDSDAGEGPSTSGAAGAGPGAVSAAVSRCGTPGLMNVPDTLVCTQLLPPPTAATQEEEGSCSDLDLSRMTLSPGTSTSPSTESPSTPAPQQSSSSDCPPSQASDLPTDHSPVDPEGNASKEEQSGATAARSESPVPDGAPDPPQDQTCPQEDKKRQRAKHHNTCSVAPRSCTVVYSAPPLSLMLAMFSVMIQTSAHSLHSCLLCVTLTLVLLSEVAITTASRGDPSVREARSVGGQVVQPVDCVLSVWSAWSRCDTCQKKRYRYAKLEQPSQFGGEPCSVHGREEEACIVPARYTCDNVPLCEGFLCTQTGRCIPRPLQCNGEDDCGDMSDEAGCKTLSKPCRQEAEEYWGIENLAKGINILNSNLEGVVLDNRYYAGSCLPHYIQDVRFRKPYNLQQYTLQTKGNYDFTLQSFESYSDYMDHTIKERTSKTTVSTGFGIPGIVEFGFNYNSGKYSKSIKKIRRVSGKTNSFVKAKAELELAQYMLKSGGLMLHPEFLQRLRALPQTYVYGEYRQIYRDYGTHYITEAALGGDYEHTIILNKERLEKSDYSLEDYKSCVQVGLKVGVNVGVYVTGGIQGGSCDGLLNEMGTDTVNGSMVEDFVAVVNGGSSESITALVSKKLPTPELMRLWCEGVRFNPDFIRKTTRPLYELVTSRDFSHHTTLKRNLKRALSEHLAEASSCRCAPCRNNGVAVMRGTRCDCVCAVGYSGRGCEITNRRKEMAIDGSWSCWGTWSSCSGGKMTRSRQCNNPTPSNGGMTCRGLQEDSTDCF; encoded by the exons GGAATGGCTTCCTCGGCACGTTCCAAAGGAGAGCACAAGCAGAGAGTCTTCCTGACGGTCTCTTTCGGCGGGATCAAGATTTACTGTGAAAGATCAGGG GTGCTCCTTCATCACCACTCAGTCCATGAGATCAGCTACATCGCCAAGGACACCAGGGACCACCGGGCCTTCGGCTATGTCTGTGGGAAGGAGGGCCACCACAGGTTTGTGGCCATCAAGACCGCACAGTCT GCGGAGCCTCTCATCATTGACCTGCGCGACCTCTTCACTCTCATCTACGACATTAaacagcgggaggagatggagaagaagGCCCAGAAGGACAAGCAGTGTGAGCAGGCGGTCTACCAG ACCATCCTGGAAGACGAAGTGGACGATCCAGTTTACCAG TACATAGTGTTTGAGGCTGGACACGAACCCCTCCGTGGCCCCCAGTCAGAGGAGAGCGTTTATCAG GTCCCAACCAGTCAGCAGAAGGAAGGGATCTATGATGTCCCAAAACGCCATTTCATGACT AACATCAACCACTTTGATCTTTTTGGCGACATGTCCACTCCTCCCTCG ATGCCCCCTTCACCTGCCAACACGTTGGACCCGAGCAGGAGCAGCCGCCAGCAGCAACACACTCCTGCTGAGCTGTACGCCCCCTTCAGCCCCACCTCCGTGCCGTCAG GTTATATGACCATGGGTCCGGTGCAGGCAGCTCAGTGGGCCCAGCAGCCGTTTCCTGCCCAGGCTCAGACTCTGGCCTTCCCAGTGCAGGGGCCCCTCCAGGTGGCTCAGGTCCTCCCTGGTGGTCAGCCTGTCATCTGGAGCCAGGCCAACATCTTCCCTGCCACTCAGCAGCAGTGGGCAGCCATGGCGGCGTACATGCCAGCCCAGACGGTGGGCGTCGGGGGCCACGCCATCCCAGCTGCCATGCTCCAAGGCCTGGTACCCATCACGACCATGTGCCCCCAAGCCTGCGACCTGTCAGCCCCGTCCTCGGCCATCACCAGCCCCCAGCACACAGCCGACTCCACCCTGCTCCAGAGGCAGCTTAGCCTGGGGAAAGAAGGCCTCGACTCGGACGCAGGCGAGGGTCCGTCCACGTCGGGGGCAGCAGGTGCGGGACCTGGTGCTGTGTCAGCAGCGGTGAGCAGGTGTGGAACCCCAGGCCTCATGAACGTACCGGACACACTGGTCTGCACTCAGCTGCTGCCACCTCCGACTGCTGCGACCCAGGAAGAGGAAGGGAGCTGTAGTGACCTCGATCTCTCCAGGATGACGTTGAGTCCAGGTACATCCACATCACCGTCTACTGAATCTC CATCTACTCCAGCCCCTCAGCAGAGCTCATCTTCAGACTGTCCTCCCTCCCAGGCTAGTGACCTCCCTACAGATCACTCGCCTGTTGACCCTGAAGGCAACGCCAGCAAGGAGGAACAATCG ggtgctactgctgCAAGGTCGGAGTCTCCGGTGCCTGACGGAGCTCCTGATCCTCCGCAGGATCAAACCTGTCCACAAGAAGACA AAAAGAGACAACGAGCCAAACACCACAACACCTGCTCTGTGGCTCCGAGGTCCTGCACTGTTGTGTATTCAGCTCCACCTCTGTCTCTAATGCTGGCA ATGTTTTCTGTGATGATCCAGACGAGTGCACACAGTTTGCAcagctgtctgctctgtgttacTTTGACTTTGGTGCTGCTAAG TGAAGTTGCCATAACAACAGCAAGCAGAGGAGATCCGAGTGTCCGTGAAGCTCGGTCAGTGGGTGGTCAGGTGGTTCAACCAGTGGACTGTGTTTTATCAGTGTGGAGCGCTTGGTCACGCTGCGACACCTGTCAGAAGAAGAGA TATCGCTATGCTAAGCTGGAGCAGCCCTCGCAGTTTGGAGGGGAGCCGTGCAGCGTCCATggcagggaggaggaggccTGCATCGTTCCAGCCCGCTACACCTGTGACAATGTTCCTCTCTGTGAAGGATTCCTCTGCACCCAGACAG GTCGCTGTATTCCCAGACCGTTGCAGTGTAACGGGGAGGATGACTGCGGGGACATGTCAGATGAAGCAGGCTGTAAGACGCTTTCTAAGCCCTGCAGGCAGGAGGCTGAGGAGTACTGGGGAATTGAAAATCTTGCCAAAGG AATAAACATCTTGAACAGTAACCTGGAAGGAGTGGTGCTTGATAACAGATACTACGCAGGCAGCTGTCTGCCTCATTATATCCAGGATGTCAGATTCAGGAAGCCTTACAACTTACAGCAGTACACGCTACAG ACAAAAGGCAATTATGATTTCACCCTGCAGTCTTTTGAGTCATACTCTGACTACATGGACCACACCATTAAGGAGCGCACGTCCAAAACCACCGTTTCCACTGGCTTTGGCATTCCAGGCATAGTGGAATTTGGATTCAACTACAATAGTGGCAAATACTCTAAGTCAATCAAGAAGATTCGCCGCGTGTCTGGCAAG ACCAACAGCTTTGTGAAGGCAAAAGCAGAACTGGAGCTGGCCCAGTACATGTTGAAGTCGGGTGGTTTGATGCTTCACCCAGAGTTTCTGCAGCGTCTACGCGCCCTGCCACAGACTTATGTTTATGGGGAATACAGACAGATCTACAGAGACTATGGCACCCACTACATCACCGAGGCTGCACTCGGAGGAGACTATGAGCACACCATCATCTTGAACAAGGAGAGACTGGAGAAGTCAG attattcCTTGGAAGACTACAAATCTTGTGTGCAGGTAGGCCTTAAGGTTGGTGTGAACGTAGGTGTTTATGTGACGGGTGGGATACAAGGTGGATCCTGTGATGGCCTTCTGAATGAGATGGGAA CGGACACAGTAAACGGCAGCATGGTGGAGGACTTTGTTGCTGTTGTAAACGGTGGAAGTAGCGAATCCATCACTGCTTTGGTGTCGAAGAAGCTTCCCACCCCAGAGCTGATGAGGCTATGGTGCGAAGGTGTGCGCTTCAACCCTGACTTCATTCGCAAAACA ACTCGGCCGCTGTACGAGCTGGTGACCTCCAGAGACTTTTCCCATCATACCACCTTGAAAAGAAACCTGAAGAGAGCCCTGTCAGAGCACCTGGCGGAGGCTAGTTCATGTCGCTGTGCTCCCTGTCGCAACAATGGAGTGGCTGTTATGAGAG GAACAaggtgtgactgtgtgtgtgctgttggtTACTCTGGACGGGGCTGTGAAATCACTAACAGGCGAAAAG AAATGGCCATCGACGGCAGCTGGAGCTGCTGGGGAACGTGGTCGTCCTGCAGCGGAGGAAAAATGACGAGGAGTCGACAGTGTAACAACCCAACACCCAGCAATGGAGGCATGACATGCAGAGGACTGCAGGAAGACTCTACTGACTGCTTTTAA